The Microplitis mediator isolate UGA2020A chromosome 8, iyMicMedi2.1, whole genome shotgun sequence genome has a window encoding:
- the LOC130673216 gene encoding uncharacterized protein LOC130673216 — protein MSSKIQEDQIECDCRPGCYCKTFNFRGIRSECLTAEYAFHELEHVTHLQDDLKKGIKPRLIDGKTLKEVDIDFFEYRVNAITSAKNLILNIEKCPCAREIIKGTDYEKMYFEAKEKHSEAIDRLMKISEEDILLLKKDHHYEIDL, from the exons ATGAGTTCAAAAATACAG GAAGACCAAATCGAATGCGATTGTAGACCAGGCTGTTATTGCAAGACATTCAATTTCAGAGGGATTCGATCTGAATGTTTAACTGCAGAATATGCCTTTCATGAACTTGAGCATGTTACTCATTTACAAGACGATTTGAAAAAAGGGATCAAACCGAGGTTGATTGATGGTAAAACATTAAAAGAAGTAGATATAGACTTTTTCGAGTACCGTGTGAATGCTATCACAtcagcaaaaaatttgattctaaacattgaaaaatgtcCATGTGCAAGAGAAATCATCAAGGGTACGGACTACGAAAAAATGTACTTCGAAGCTAAAGAAAAACATTCAGAAGCTATCGATAGACTTATGAAAATTAGCGAGGAAGATATCCTGCTGCTGAAAAAGGATCATCATTACGAGATTGATTTGTGA
- the LOC130673065 gene encoding uncharacterized protein LOC130673065: protein MDVFDSMHWRTTKKLLSAIGLWPFQPVIQRIVVGAFVYFIIQSIFICVSLKLIVSWGNLAETLYSVPILVYFSMIQVKITNCHLNLHKAKFLLLRVKRDWESKLEDSEFEILRNDGRIHKIIMDVYFSGLICVATVYIVLPLMSPLLDIIIPLNETRERILPYPAEYFIDIQKNFFMLYPHGAIVTPIALTILVGFDSLYAGFVQHACSMFTIIGRRLENLTVDRNNIDEEKNSLNENHGLQSFITCVKMHKDILQFVKLVEKYYSNYFFVLLGVIVVGLSATGFQFVVLLSGVGEKVRCLWYAMGQVTHLFFLSYVGQKLIDHSQIINASLCAAKWYDYPQKMKALIILMLMRGKRVSKVSAGKIYVMSIENFSSVIKASMSYFAVLTSMES, encoded by the exons atggacGTCTTTGATAGCATGCACTGGAGAACAACAAAGAAACTGCTGTCTGCGATAGGATTGTGGCCTTTTCAGCCGGTTATTCAACGAATAGTAGTCGGAGCTTTCGTTTATTTTATCATACagagtatatttatatgtgtg tcTTTGAAATTGATTGTGTCATGGGGAAATTTGGCTGAGACGCTTTACAGTGTGCCAATACTTGTCTACTTTTCGATGATTCAAGTTAAAATAACTAACTGTCATTTGAATCTACATaag gctaaatttttactattacgAGTCAAAAGAGATTGGGAATCAAAATTAGAAGATTctgaatttgaaatattacGTAATGATGGACGTatccataaaataataatggatGTTTACTTTA gtGGATTAATTTGCGTAGCGACTGTGTACATCGTACTGCCATTAATGTCACCTCTCCTCGACATAATCATCCCCCTGAATGAAACCAGGGAAAGAATATTACCCTATCCAGCGGAATACTTTATAGacatccaaaaaaatttttttatgctctaCCCTCACGGAGCGATAGTAACTCCCATAGCTTTGACAATTCTCGTGGGATTTGATTCACTCTACGCAGGTTTTGTTCAGCATGCCTGCAGCATGTTTACTATCATTGG AAGGCGCctagagaatttgactgtcgacaGAAATAATAtcgatgaagaaaaaaattccctgaatGAAAATCATGGTCTCCAGTCATTTATTACTTGTGTTAAAATGCATAAAGATATTTTACA GTTTGTAAAACTTGTAGAAAAATACtactctaattatttttttgtgctaCTTGGCGTTATTGTGGTCGGTTTAAGCGCCACAGGTTTTCaa tTTGTAGTCTTGTTAAGTGGAGTAGGTGAAAAAGTACGCTGTCTTTGGTACGCGATGGGCCAAGTgactcatttattttttttgagttacgtCGGACAGAAGTTAATAGATCACAGTCAAATTATCAACGCGTCgct ATGTGCCGCTAAGTGGTACGACTATCCCCAAAAAATGAAagcgttaattattttaatgctgATGAGAGGCAAAAGAGTATCGAAGGTATCGGCTGGTAAAATTTATGTCAtgtcaattgaaaatttcagctcc gtaATAAAAGCTTCAATGTCATATTTTGCCGTCCTTACATCTATGGAGtcataa
- the LOC130673242 gene encoding uncharacterized protein LOC130673242, producing the protein MDVFDSMQWKTTKKLMSALGAWPFQPVIQQKTLGALFYFIIQSIYVVEIFKLMVVWGNLAETLDCLPVFVYHSMVQVKMSNCLLNLKKAKILLSKVKRDWESNLDDSEIKILCNDGRIHKIMMDIYSSGLSSVAVIYAVVPLVPIFLDIVVPLNETRPKILPYPTEYFVDIENNFYALYTHGFIVTPIALFYFLAFDSLYAGLVQHACSMFTIVGRRLEKLTADQNFINIKRNSINEENGIKSLVICIKMHKEILRFAQLLEENYSNYFFLLLGTIVLGLTVTGFQFVVLATEVGEKIRCIWYGTGQIIHLFFLSYLGQKLINHSEYINESICAAKWYNYPRKMKLLIILMLMRGKIVSTITAGKIYIMSVENFSSVMKTSMSYFTVLTSTMDLFDDLNWRHTKLLMSSFGAWPFQSRAKRLILATTGHFMLESMLIPEIIKLVTIRNNLKMVADCIPLLILHIMVLIKILSCHQNTQRLKNLLIRVQRDWQLNLDESEIKILRNDGHNHKIFMDFYYISMYSAAVIYMLVPIIPKILDYIVPLNESRPSLPFYQAEYFVDPNKYSTIIYVCSCLVTPITPTVFVAFDSIYSCLIQHSCSMFTIIGRRLQNLTNDLNISRNEKKNDDDKFKLLVNCIRIHKDVLEFVALVEVNFTNYLFVLLGIIVIGISFTGFQTVIMANKLVDKIRIGWFGMCQVVHLYVLSYFGQKLIDHSEYIHKSACLTQWYSFPHKTKPLIVLIMLRCKILSKITAGKLYVMSVENFTSVMKKSISYFTVLTSVQ; encoded by the exons atggacGTCTTTGATAGCATGCAGTGGAAAACAACAAAGAAACTTATGTCTGCACTAGGTGCCTGGCCTTTCCAACCGGTCATTCAACAAAAAACACTCGgagctttattttattttatcatacaAAGTATTTACGTTGTTGAG ATTTTTAAGTTAATGGTAGTGTGGGGTAATTTAGCTGAGACACTTGACTGCTTGCCGGTATTTGTATATCATTCGATGGTGCAAGTTAAAATGTCAAATTGTCTCTTGAATTTGAAAAAG gctaaaattttattgtcgaAGGTTAAAAGAGATTGGGAATCGAATTTAGATGATTCTGAAATTAAAATCCTATGCAATGATGGAcgtattcataaaataatgatgGATATCTACTCTA gtGGGTTATCTTCTGTAGCTGTAATTTATGCTGTGGTACCGCTAGTTCCAATATTTCTCGACATTGTGGTTCCATTGAATGAAACAAGACCTAAAATTTTGCCATACCCTACTGAGTACTTTGTCgacattgaaaataatttctacgCACTTTACACACATGGATTTATAGTGACCCCAATagctttgttttattttctcgCCTTTGATTCCCTTTACGCAGGCTTAGTTCAGCACGCATGCAGTATGTTCACTATCGTCGG aagACGCCTAGAAAAATTAACAGCCgaccaaaattttatcaatataaaacgAAATTCAATAAACGAAGAAAACGGTATCAAGTCATTagtaatttgtataaaaatgcACAAAGAGATTTTGcg GTTTGCGCAACTTTTAGAAGAAAATTatagcaattatttttttttattacttggcACTATTGTACTTGGCTTAACTGTTACCGGTTTTCAA tttgtAGTTTTGGCGACAGAAGttggtgaaaaaatacgtTGCATTTGGTATGGAACCGgtcaaattattcatttattctttttaagttacctcggacaaaaattaataaaccacAGCGAATATATCAACGAATCAAT ATGTGCCGCGAAGTGGTACAACTACCCCCGAAAAATGAAactgttgattattttaatgctGATGAGAGGAAAAATAGTGTCGACAATAACCGCcggtaaaatttatatcatgtCAGTTGAAAACTTTAGCTCC GTAATGAAGACTTCAATGTCATATTTCACTGTTCTTACATCT ACAATGGATCTGTTTGATGATTTAAACTGGAGACATACGAAGCTACTGATGTCTAGCTTCGGTGCTTGGCCCTTTCAGTCACGCGCTAAACGACTAATACTCGCAACTACAGGTCACTTTATGCTAGAAAGTATGCTGATACCCGAG ataattaaattagtaaccatccgcaataatttaaaaatggtaGCCGACTGTATTCCATTACTAATCTTACACATAATGGtactaattaaaatactaAGTTGTCATCAAAATACACAACGA ctaaaaaatttattaatccgCGTCCAACGCGACTGGCAACTAAATTTGGATGaatcagaaataaaaatcctgcGCAATGATGGACACAACCATAAAATATTCATGGACTTTTACTACA TTAGCATGTATTCGGCAGCGGTAATTTACATGCTGGTGCCaataataccaaaaatattagaCTACATCGTACCGTTAAATGAATCAAGACCATCGTTACCTTTTTATCAGGCTGAATATTTCGTCGACCCAAACAAATACTCGACAATTATTTACGTTTGTTCATGTCTGGTAACTCCAATCACTCCGACAGTTTTTGTAGCATTCGATTCTATTTACTCCTGTCTCATCCAACATTCCTGCAGCATGTTCACTATTATTGG GCGTCGCTTGCAAAATTTGACAAATGATTTGAATATTTCccgcaatgaaaaaaaaaatgatgatgataaatttaagtTGCTGGTAAATTGTATACGAATTCATAAAGACGTTTTAGA ATTTGTGGCACTCGTTGAAGtgaattttacaaattatttgtttgtatTATTGggtattattgttattggaATAAGTTTCACTGGATTTCAA aCAGTAATAATGGCCAATAAATTGGTAGATAAAATAAGAATTGGTTGGTTTGGAATGTGTCAAGTTGTCCACTTATATGTACTCAGTTATTTCGGACAGAAATTAATTGATCACAGTGAATATATACACAAATCTgc atgtTTAACTCAATGGTACAGTTTTCCTCATAAAACGAAACCACTGATTGTTTTAATAATGCTGAGATGTAAAATACTGTCGAAAATAACGGCGGGAAAACTTTACGTTATGTccgtagaaaattttacgtCT gtaatgaaaaaatcaatttcttattttacagTACTGACGTCAGtacagtaa